The Acidobacteriota bacterium genome includes the window CGGCCAGCGCGCGGCTCTGCTCGTGGGCAAACCGGCTGTTGAAGAGGACGAATACCTGGGGAGTCACCGTGGTGACCTCCCTGGCGGCGCAGCTCTCGTCCAGTTGGGTGCCGTCAAAGACCTTCACCAGGGGCAACACCAGGCTGCGCTGCTGGTACATGTAAAGGCTGCGTCGATTTCTGGCCTCGGCAGTGGAGGGCTCGAACCAGGTCACTGCCCCTTCCAGCAAGTCCTTGTCGATCCGGGGAAAGAATCCGGGGCCTCCCATGAGCGGATTCAACCGGCCGCTCACCGCCAGAACGCTGTCTCGAATGGCCTCGGCTTCCAGCCGCAACATGTTCCATCGCCAGTAATAGCGATTCTCGGGGTCGATCTTCCGGAGACGGTCGAATTCAGGATGTTGCATCGACTGACGATAGGTGTTGGACTGCAGAATGAGCCGGTGCATGGACTTGACGCTCCAACCGCTCCGGATAAACCGGGTGGCCAGCCAGTCGATGAGCTCCGGGTAGTCGGTGCCGGAGCCGTTGCGTCCAAAATCGTTGGGGGTCCTGACCAGTCCTCGGCCGAAATGGTGCTGCCAGATCCGATTGACCATCACCCGGGCCGTCAGGGGGTTTTCAGGGCTGGCGATCCACTCGGCCAGAACCTTGGTGGGGTTGCGGATGGGGCGGGAGACTCCGTCGTGGCCAACCTCTTCCAGTCCGGCCGGTTCCGAGTGGCCGGTCAGGGCACTGAGAAATCCCGGCAGGACCACCTCGCCCCGCTTCTTGGGATCTCCTCCCTCCAGGACAAAGGTGGTCGGTGGGTCCGGAAGGCCTCCGGCATCTGTTCCCACGGCTGCGTAGTTCAGGCCCAGGGAGGCCGAGGCCGAGTGGGCCATGGCCTTGTAGTAGTCGGGGCTGTGCGGATTGCGATAGGCGGTGGTCTGCTTGCGCATCAGGTGGTAGAGCGCCTGTTCCTGCTCATTCAGGAGGACGCCTTCGAGGGCTGCCCGTTTGAGGTCTCCGTTGACGGGACTGTTGCTCAAGGGAGGCAGTTCCTTGAGATCTTGAAAAGCCTGCAGGAAGCGGGCCTTTTCCAGGCGTACCTTGAAGCTGGCCGTGGTCTTTTCGCGGAACTCCTTCTGGCGCTTGAGCAGATCTTCCCAGTAGGCCTTGCCGTCTTCCCAGGCCCTGGAGTCACGGCCGGGCAGCTCGTACTGGCTGAAGGGTACTTCCATGGTGCTGAGCTTGACCGGTGCGAAGAAGGCCTCCATCCGATAGTAGTCACGGATGGGGATGGGGTCGTACTTGTGATCGTGACAGCGGGCGCAGGCCAGAGTCAGTCCCAGGAAGGCCGAAGCGGTGGTGTTGACGATGTCGTTGAGGGCGTCGCGCCGTACGCCGTCCTCACTGTAGACCGTGCCATGCAGGAATCCGAGACCCAGCTTGCCTTCCTTGCCGTAGTGCGGATAGGAGTCGCCGGCAATCTGCTCCCGAATGAAACGGTCGAAAGGGCGGTCTTGGTTGAAGGCCCGGACCACGTAGTCCCGATAGCGCCAGATGTGGGGGAGGGGACCGTCATAGCCGCCGTCGGTATCGGCATACCGCGCAATGTCCAGCCAGTGCCGCGCCCAGCGCTCGCCGTAGCGAGGGTCTCGAAGCAGCCGGTCGATTTCCTGCCGGTATGCGTCGGGGCTGGGATCGCTGGTGAATCGACGCATCTGCTCGGGAGTCGGGGGCAAGCCGATGAGATCGAAATAGAGGCGTCGCAGCAGCAGCCGCTTCGAGACCGGCGAGGCGGGAGTCAGCTTCCGGCTCTCCAGCTTGGCCAGGATGAAGGCATCGATGGGGTTCTTCACCCACTGGTCCTGGCGCACCTGCGGGACCTCGGGCTCCTTCAACCCCGTCCAGGGCCATCCCCGCACCTGGTTTCCGGCGTCCGAAATTGGCGGCAGTCGATCGATCCAGCCGGCTATCGAGGCAATCTCTTCATCGCTGAGCGGATTGCCGCTCAAGGGCATCCGCGGTTGCTTGTGGCCGGTCAGGTAGAGCATCAACGGACTCTCCGAGCTCTTTCCCGGGATGACGGCGGGCCCGTTCAAGGCGCCTCCCTGGAGTGCAGCTCGGGGGCTCTCCAGGACCAGGCCACTCTGGTGCGCCCGGGAGTCGTGACAGGCCAGACAGTGTTTTTCGAGAATGGGCCGGATGTTTTCGAAGGCGGGGACGGATTCGGCCGGGGCCGGGGAAGGCGCGGATCCCATCAGCAGTAGCGACACCAGCCATGGAAGGAGTCTTGCCGGCATGCGGTTCACGGTTGCCGTGGATTGAGTGGAGTAAGCCCTGTTCGAACCCCTCTACCTTATCGGAAATTCACTCCGATCTCAATGGGTCAAGGCTCCCACCGTCCTGAAACAAACGCCTGCGCCTGGTGGCTGGAAACCGGTTCAACGTCACGAAGGGGTAAATGGTTTATTCACATCGATGCACAGGATGCACAGGATTTTTTCTGGAAACGGTGGACCTGCGGTCCTAAAGATCCGCGAATCCGCATCGGATCATCGCCCAAATCGGCTTCTGGTGCAGGAAGCTCTCGTCCTGTTAATCCTGTGCATCCTGTGCATCGATGTTCAATAGGTAGGAAACCCTGCTAGCGGAACATGGCCCTTGTTCCCGACAGGCTATGAAGATTCGTTGTTTCACTCTCGAATGATCTGCCGGCCGGGCAGGGGTGGTGCTTACCTCAGGAATTCCTTCAAGACGTTCTCCGTTATCCGGGACACGTTGTTGTCATAGTCGTTGTGGGACAGGCTGCCGCACCAGGACATCGACCCCACCGAGAAGACGGCTCCTCCGCGGGCGGACTCGAAGTAGACCATGTCGGCCCGAATTGGAGGATGGGTGCTGCCGCCGTAGAGCCGTTCGCTCTTGAGTTGGGGAATGTCCTCGATGACCTGCTGGTAATGGTGGTTGTGGCCGGTGGAGGAGGCCAGCAGCAGGGCGTGAGGAGGGGTCCCCAGATCGAAATCGAGCCGGTCCAGCTCGTCTCCGGCGGCCCCGCCCATGGCCAGGCCGAAGTCCCCGATGATCTCGTGGTCACCGACACCCTCGAAGATGAAGGCGGCCCGCGGGTCGCCGCTGGCCGGAGTGCGGGCGTAGCCCGGCGACTCCGTGCTCCAGCCCATGCAGGAAAGGCCCACTCCCACCAGGCTGTTGGGCGCCTTGCCCCGGTGTCGCCACAGCCCTCCCATCTCCCCGGTAGTGCTGTGGTGGACCTCTCCGGGAGCCGACTCCCAGGTCCGCGACCCGGCGTGGCCCCTCCGGACTTCCATGACCTGGGGTTTTTCCTCGGAAAGACTGGTGACCCAGTAAAACCCGTTGCCCCCCAGGTACATCAGCCGTCCCCCTTGGCCCAGGTATTGCTCCAGGGCCGACAACATGGAACCGGTGGTGTACTCGGGGTGGGTGCCCGTGAGCAGGACCCGGTAGTCCCGCAACAGCTCCAGGCCTTGATGGTGCAGATCCTCGTCCGTGATGACATCGCAGTCGAATCCCTTGGCATTCAGCCAGTCCACCAGGTAGAGGTCGCTGGCCAGATGGCGGGGCCCTCCCAGGCGCCATTTGAGGTACCTGGGACGCAGGTTGGTAATGGGGCGCAATCGGGAGGCGTAGATGAAACCGCTTCCGTCTCGGTGATGGTCGTAGAGGGAGGCCGACAGTTCCGGGTGGTCCACCAGGTAGAGGTCTCTCGGGTCCCGATTGAGCGGCCGTGGACTCGCCATCAAGGCCGCCAGGCCGGGGCTGTAGTCCATCCTCTCGTTGGCGTAAGCCAGATAGGTCAGGGTGGGGACCAACAGGGCCGCCCGGGCCCGCTCTGCTCCCTCGCCGGGCCTGACGAAGAAGGGGATGTGATCCTCCCCATCGCCGCCTCTGAGCCTGGCCGCATAGATTCCGCTCCTGAGCGTGGGGGGAACCTCCAGGGTGAAGTCGGTCCGCCAGGCCGCGTCCTCCAGGTCGTCGCCGTGGAAATGGATGGCGCCGTATTCCTCGGGGGACCGCTTGAAGTCCGTCTCCCGACCGCTCCAGTTGTGCCCGGTGACGGCCCGGGCCGGCATGTTGACGGCAGTGGCGTGCAGCTTGTTCGGCCCCAGGTCCCTGGCCCGGGAGGTGTGCATCTCCCTGGAAAAATCCCAGGCGGCGACCAGGTCCTGCTGACCCACCTCGAGGGGGAGGGCTCCACGTCTCAACTGCTCCAGCTCCTCGCTCCCGAGAGCCCGTCTGAAGAGACAAGGTCGTTCGAGCTTGCCGTCATAGAGTTCTTTTCCCAGGATGCGCCCGCCGAGGCGGCAAGCGCGTCCGGACGCCATCAGCAGGGGGGCGTCGCTGTCGAGCTCCGCCTGGCGGGGAAGCATGTCCGTGGCGCTGCAGGAAGTGGTGTCGGGGCCGGGTCCGAAACACTCCTGCTGGCACAGTCGGACCCTTCGGTTGGGGACGTCGATGGTGGCGGCCACGAAATACCAGTGACGTCCTCGCAGGGC containing:
- a CDS encoding PSD1 and planctomycete cytochrome C domain-containing protein, whose protein sequence is MPARLLPWLVSLLLMGSAPSPAPAESVPAFENIRPILEKHCLACHDSRAHQSGLVLESPRAALQGGALNGPAVIPGKSSESPLMLYLTGHKQPRMPLSGNPLSDEEIASIAGWIDRLPPISDAGNQVRGWPWTGLKEPEVPQVRQDQWVKNPIDAFILAKLESRKLTPASPVSKRLLLRRLYFDLIGLPPTPEQMRRFTSDPSPDAYRQEIDRLLRDPRYGERWARHWLDIARYADTDGGYDGPLPHIWRYRDYVVRAFNQDRPFDRFIREQIAGDSYPHYGKEGKLGLGFLHGTVYSEDGVRRDALNDIVNTTASAFLGLTLACARCHDHKYDPIPIRDYYRMEAFFAPVKLSTMEVPFSQYELPGRDSRAWEDGKAYWEDLLKRQKEFREKTTASFKVRLEKARFLQAFQDLKELPPLSNSPVNGDLKRAALEGVLLNEQEQALYHLMRKQTTAYRNPHSPDYYKAMAHSASASLGLNYAAVGTDAGGLPDPPTTFVLEGGDPKKRGEVVLPGFLSALTGHSEPAGLEEVGHDGVSRPIRNPTKVLAEWIASPENPLTARVMVNRIWQHHFGRGLVRTPNDFGRNGSGTDYPELIDWLATRFIRSGWSVKSMHRLILQSNTYRQSMQHPEFDRLRKIDPENRYYWRWNMLRLEAEAIRDSVLAVSGRLNPLMGGPGFFPRIDKDLLEGAVTWFEPSTAEARNRRSLYMYQQRSLVLPLVKVFDGTQLDESCAAREVTTVTPQVFVLFNSRFAHEQSRALAGRIVAEVGDDPGQQLDQAFQLALQRAPTPSERTDGLEFLGAARPVSGDPRDTVSLAAGGGGSIDDDRGNPATGRKKDAEGTLADLCLALFNLNEFIYVE
- a CDS encoding N,N-dimethylformamidase, which translates into the protein MATELIGYSDKFSVSPGEKLAFKVSTDLPQYEAAIVRLIHGDENTAGPGYKEEVVPTPIDGAYPGRRQEIHCGSWLTVPDRPALRGLKSLTLQAWIFPTGTDRGERQGLISKWWSSDPAGYGLGLGPGGDLELRVGRPDGDSYSLSTGRALRGRHWYFVAATIDVPNRRVRLCQQECFGPGPDTTSCSATDMLPRQAELDSDAPLLMASGRACRLGGRILGKELYDGKLERPCLFRRALGSEELEQLRRGALPLEVGQQDLVAAWDFSREMHTSRARDLGPNKLHATAVNMPARAVTGHNWSGRETDFKRSPEEYGAIHFHGDDLEDAAWRTDFTLEVPPTLRSGIYAARLRGGDGEDHIPFFVRPGEGAERARAALLVPTLTYLAYANERMDYSPGLAALMASPRPLNRDPRDLYLVDHPELSASLYDHHRDGSGFIYASRLRPITNLRPRYLKWRLGGPRHLASDLYLVDWLNAKGFDCDVITDEDLHHQGLELLRDYRVLLTGTHPEYTTGSMLSALEQYLGQGGRLMYLGGNGFYWVTSLSEEKPQVMEVRRGHAGSRTWESAPGEVHHSTTGEMGGLWRHRGKAPNSLVGVGLSCMGWSTESPGYARTPASGDPRAAFIFEGVGDHEIIGDFGLAMGGAAGDELDRLDFDLGTPPHALLLASSTGHNHHYQQVIEDIPQLKSERLYGGSTHPPIRADMVYFESARGGAVFSVGSMSWCGSLSHNDYDNNVSRITENVLKEFLR